A single genomic interval of Arthrobacter methylotrophus harbors:
- a CDS encoding RES domain-containing protein — protein MASEQLTATEAAARVWRVGFQPEPWAWSGWEWATDGRFPGRWDDLHGNFRTIYAGSSLLACLLEVLAGFRHDARLSMELDEIIEDDEDKVLHPTIPPGQVPKEWLDERAAGSAELSGRYCAVTASGSVAALYPHFIGVALSLGLADFDAAALKDARPRRLTQAVAAWLYEMTDFDGVTFTLQSPVSARPTTLSQDHCFESKETFVI, from the coding sequence GTGGCTTCTGAACAACTGACCGCGACTGAAGCCGCGGCAAGAGTCTGGCGCGTCGGATTCCAACCGGAGCCATGGGCCTGGAGCGGCTGGGAATGGGCCACGGACGGCAGATTCCCGGGCCGATGGGACGACCTGCACGGCAACTTCCGCACAATCTACGCAGGCTCGAGCCTGCTGGCTTGCCTGCTCGAGGTTCTGGCCGGCTTCCGTCATGACGCCAGACTCAGCATGGAGCTGGACGAGATCATCGAGGACGACGAGGACAAGGTCCTGCATCCGACAATTCCCCCTGGACAAGTCCCCAAGGAATGGCTCGATGAACGCGCGGCCGGATCGGCTGAGTTGTCGGGCCGCTACTGTGCGGTGACCGCCTCCGGCAGCGTCGCAGCCCTGTACCCGCACTTCATCGGTGTGGCCCTGAGCCTGGGCCTGGCTGACTTTGACGCAGCGGCGCTGAAGGACGCCCGGCCGCGGCGCCTGACACAGGCTGTCGCCGCGTGGCTCTATGAAATGACAGACTTCGATGGCGTCACTTTTACTCTCCAGTCTCCCGTTTCGGCCCGGCCAACTACACTCTCACAAGACCATTGCTTTGAATCAAAAGAAACGTTCGTAATCTAA
- a CDS encoding TniB family NTP-binding protein, producing the protein MVVETAELPSASRAPTTTLQGWRSFVSSVAPEMDPPDPAVLAAMSAIERERYDEQRISYHSELVIVETSTVRSITNQGRLLMMLNQREISARRGLVVSGPWASGKTTAIKLLGKTHELLIKRKYPRQDRIPVVYITTPPKGSPRKLASEFANFLGLPQRPRQNVTDIADAVCQVLTDAKTDLVIVDFTDRDLCCS; encoded by the coding sequence ATGGTGGTAGAAACAGCAGAACTTCCCAGCGCCAGCCGCGCGCCAACCACGACTTTGCAGGGCTGGCGGAGCTTCGTCAGTTCAGTCGCGCCCGAGATGGATCCGCCCGACCCGGCGGTACTGGCGGCTATGAGTGCCATCGAGCGTGAACGCTACGACGAGCAACGTATCAGCTACCACTCCGAACTGGTCATCGTGGAAACCTCAACCGTGCGCTCCATCACGAACCAGGGCCGGCTGTTGATGATGCTCAACCAGCGTGAGATCAGCGCCCGGCGCGGACTGGTAGTCTCCGGCCCCTGGGCCTCCGGCAAAACCACCGCCATCAAACTCCTCGGCAAAACGCATGAGCTATTGATCAAGCGGAAGTACCCCAGACAGGACCGCATCCCCGTCGTCTACATCACCACGCCACCCAAAGGCTCGCCCCGGAAACTGGCCAGCGAATTCGCCAACTTCCTCGGACTGCCCCAACGCCCCCGCCAGAACGTCACCGACATCGCCGACGCCGTCTGCCAGGTCCTCACAGACGCAAAGACAGACCTCGTCATCGTGGACTTTACCGACCGTGATTTGTGTTGTTCGTGA
- a CDS encoding TnsA-like heteromeric transposase endonuclease subunit — MGHAAAASEACAGRDLAPGALTYREQFSSASRTGYLADCWMIPFENSLPIRRLTAFKGQRNFAGLWWCATNQRHVGFESWCERDNLMLLDFDPDVAGFSSQPFRMTLPSSLPQGSHVPDYFVRLADGSAAVIDVRPDNRVTPADQDIFHATEDLCATVGWAYRRLGGLPAVLLANLRWLSGYRHPRCVRPSTAAKLLDRLAADGPMSIRSLAAATGDPVTILAPLFHLLWTHRIGTDICARVLHQGTMVWLNGEAP, encoded by the coding sequence ATGGGACACGCTGCGGCGGCGTCCGAAGCTTGTGCCGGACGCGATCTTGCTCCAGGCGCCCTGACCTACAGGGAGCAATTTTCCTCTGCGTCCAGGACTGGTTATCTCGCTGATTGCTGGATGATCCCGTTTGAGAACTCATTGCCGATTCGGCGTCTGACAGCATTCAAGGGACAGCGTAACTTCGCCGGTCTCTGGTGGTGCGCCACGAACCAGCGGCACGTCGGCTTCGAATCCTGGTGCGAACGTGACAATCTGATGCTTCTGGACTTCGACCCTGATGTCGCCGGCTTCTCATCCCAACCCTTCCGCATGACCCTGCCTTCCTCCCTCCCCCAGGGTTCACACGTGCCGGACTACTTCGTCCGGCTGGCGGATGGCTCGGCCGCCGTGATCGATGTCCGGCCTGACAACAGGGTGACTCCGGCGGATCAGGACATTTTTCATGCGACGGAGGACTTGTGCGCGACGGTCGGCTGGGCGTACAGGCGCCTCGGAGGGTTGCCGGCTGTTCTTCTGGCAAATCTGCGGTGGCTGTCCGGATACCGGCACCCGAGGTGTGTTCGGCCGTCGACAGCAGCCAAGCTCCTGGACAGGCTCGCCGCCGACGGCCCGATGTCAATACGTAGCCTGGCTGCTGCAACCGGTGACCCTGTCACGATCCTTGCACCGTTGTTCCACCTTCTCTGGACCCATCGCATCGGCACTGACATCTGCGCCCGGGTCCTCCATCAGGGCACGATGGTCTGGCTGAACGGCGAAGCACCGTGA
- a CDS encoding DMT family transporter: MAWLLLIFSGALEAVWAAALHRASQASGRHRLAPAAVFLASVSASTGGMAIAMQSIPTGTAYAVWVGVGVVLTSAYAVITKVEGLTATRLLLLSGIAACVVGLKVAA; the protein is encoded by the coding sequence ATGGCATGGCTGCTACTTATTTTCTCCGGCGCACTTGAAGCCGTCTGGGCAGCAGCGCTTCACCGTGCTTCCCAGGCCTCGGGCAGGCATCGCCTCGCCCCCGCCGCCGTGTTCCTGGCCTCCGTGTCCGCCAGCACCGGCGGTATGGCCATCGCGATGCAGTCCATTCCCACCGGCACCGCCTACGCCGTGTGGGTAGGCGTCGGCGTGGTGCTGACCTCTGCGTATGCCGTCATCACCAAAGTTGAAGGCTTGACGGCGACGCGCCTGCTCCTGCTGTCCGGCATCGCCGCGTGCGTGGTTGGCCTAAAGGTGGCCGCGTGA
- a CDS encoding Mu transposase C-terminal domain-containing protein, with product MTLGDDVELRGVIYRLTALDGEVAMLAVAGEAPVAIKVGSLLADKTFRIVGTQPTRRRIAGPSPLFESLPSDVQARARWMESHMTEVLEGIPCNADPGQTARRTFDVELTSLRQREQAKLAELHELGETMSIGSLQRLRHAYEKRGILGLVDRRLIRQTPLAGRTDQRVVDAILSVLEGNTHQSSGTTDRLMRQVRKQLEADHGPDVVPLPSRATFHRLIGRLAEGRHATGSARTRRTLAQQPEGPFGAVYPVRPGELMQIDSTPLDIAVELDDGVIGRVELTAMVDIATRSIPAAVVRPATKAVDAALLLARCLTPELMRPGWAQAASMAASALPYRSMKSIDERLEYAAAKPIIVPETIVCDHGKAYLSNTFKSACRSQGISLQPAHPDTPTDKPVIERTLQSIGTLFAQYVTGYLGSSVERRGKNAEHQAVFSLLEIQDLLDEWIVTGWQNRPHDGLRDPFTPSRVLTPNEKYAALLAVSGYIPVPLGAEDYLELLPAETRVINSYGVKIRHRVYDTADLNPYRGQKSGMKALKDLWEVRYDPYDAGCVWIRNHHDGGWITAYWRHLSASPQPFGDDIWDYGRQIVGQRGITNPSEETIKAAVDSILDKASPPAKPRARNRKDQRAAARNTAAVVAQRPRPHTVQPALEKPPTPDPVTGPATEREADTPQLAKVIPLKIYNPQEKADEWW from the coding sequence TTGACCCTCGGTGATGACGTTGAGCTCCGAGGGGTCATCTACCGGCTAACTGCTCTTGACGGTGAGGTCGCCATGCTTGCCGTTGCCGGCGAGGCACCTGTCGCGATCAAAGTCGGATCACTCCTGGCAGACAAGACCTTCAGGATCGTGGGAACTCAGCCAACGCGGCGGCGGATCGCAGGCCCGTCACCGCTGTTCGAATCGCTCCCTTCCGACGTGCAGGCAAGAGCGCGGTGGATGGAAAGCCACATGACCGAAGTCCTGGAGGGCATCCCCTGCAATGCCGATCCGGGCCAGACCGCCAGAAGGACCTTCGACGTCGAACTCACATCCTTGCGGCAACGCGAACAGGCCAAATTGGCGGAGCTTCACGAATTGGGCGAAACCATGAGCATCGGCTCGCTGCAGCGGTTGCGCCATGCCTACGAGAAAAGGGGCATCCTCGGGCTCGTTGACCGGCGGCTCATCCGCCAAACGCCCCTGGCAGGCCGGACGGACCAGCGGGTGGTCGATGCCATCCTCTCAGTGCTGGAAGGCAACACCCATCAGTCATCAGGAACCACGGACCGTTTGATGCGCCAAGTACGCAAGCAACTCGAAGCCGATCACGGGCCGGACGTTGTCCCTCTGCCGTCGAGGGCCACATTCCACCGCCTCATCGGCAGGCTTGCCGAGGGGCGCCACGCAACCGGGTCAGCCCGGACCCGGCGCACACTTGCCCAGCAACCGGAAGGACCTTTCGGCGCCGTCTACCCGGTCAGGCCCGGGGAATTGATGCAGATTGACTCCACTCCCCTGGACATCGCCGTCGAACTCGACGACGGCGTCATCGGCCGCGTCGAACTGACCGCAATGGTCGACATCGCAACTCGCAGCATCCCGGCAGCGGTCGTGCGCCCGGCAACGAAGGCTGTTGACGCGGCCCTGCTGCTCGCGCGGTGCCTGACCCCCGAGCTGATGCGGCCTGGTTGGGCCCAAGCGGCATCCATGGCCGCTTCCGCCCTGCCCTACCGGTCGATGAAATCCATCGACGAACGACTCGAGTACGCCGCCGCGAAACCGATTATCGTTCCGGAAACCATTGTCTGTGACCACGGCAAGGCCTACCTCTCCAACACCTTCAAGAGCGCGTGCCGCAGCCAGGGCATCAGCCTGCAGCCAGCACACCCCGACACGCCCACCGACAAGCCAGTCATTGAACGCACCCTGCAGTCCATCGGCACACTCTTCGCCCAATACGTCACCGGCTACCTGGGTTCCTCCGTCGAACGACGCGGCAAGAACGCCGAGCACCAGGCCGTGTTCTCCTTGCTGGAGATCCAGGACCTTCTCGATGAATGGATCGTCACCGGCTGGCAAAACCGCCCCCACGACGGGCTCCGGGACCCCTTCACACCCTCCCGGGTACTGACGCCGAACGAGAAATACGCGGCCCTTCTTGCGGTCAGCGGCTATATCCCGGTACCGCTCGGCGCCGAGGACTATCTGGAACTCCTGCCCGCCGAAACACGGGTGATCAACAGCTATGGTGTCAAAATCCGCCACCGGGTCTACGACACCGCCGATTTGAATCCTTACCGCGGCCAGAAATCCGGGATGAAAGCGCTCAAGGACCTATGGGAGGTCAGATACGACCCCTATGACGCCGGTTGTGTCTGGATCCGCAACCACCACGACGGCGGCTGGATCACCGCTTACTGGCGACACCTGTCCGCCTCTCCCCAACCCTTCGGGGACGACATCTGGGACTACGGACGCCAGATCGTCGGGCAACGCGGCATCACGAACCCCTCAGAGGAAACCATCAAGGCTGCGGTGGACAGCATCCTCGACAAAGCCTCACCCCCGGCCAAACCGCGGGCGAGGAACAGGAAAGACCAGCGGGCCGCCGCCCGCAATACTGCTGCCGTGGTGGCCCAACGTCCGCGGCCACACACCGTTCAGCCTGCTCTGGAAAAGCCCCCGACGCCGGACCCAGTGACCGGACCAGCCACGGAACGAGAAGCGGATACCCCGCAGCTGGCGAAGGTCATTCCGCTGAAGATATACAACCCCCAGGAAAAGGCCGACGAATGGTGGTAG
- a CDS encoding multidrug efflux SMR transporter — MLQRSIPWFVLLTSAVLEAVWATALGMSDGFSKPLPTVVFAATATLSMLGLGWAIRTIPLGTAYAIWVGIGAALTVGWAMATGVEPLSLLKLLFISGIVGCAAGLRAQPSGAPEGELEAVSSRR; from the coding sequence ATGCTGCAGCGTTCCATCCCCTGGTTCGTACTTCTGACCTCGGCCGTACTGGAAGCCGTGTGGGCCACAGCCTTAGGGATGTCCGACGGCTTCAGCAAACCCCTGCCGACCGTGGTCTTCGCCGCCACAGCAACGCTGAGTATGCTCGGGCTGGGCTGGGCTATCCGCACAATCCCACTCGGCACCGCCTACGCTATCTGGGTAGGTATTGGTGCCGCACTCACGGTGGGCTGGGCGATGGCAACCGGCGTGGAGCCCCTCAGCCTGCTGAAACTGCTGTTCATTTCGGGCATCGTGGGCTGCGCCGCTGGCCTGAGAGCCCAGCCCAGTGGTGCTCCCGAGGGGGAGCTCGAGGCAGTTTCTTCCCGCCGCTGA
- a CDS encoding carbohydrate kinase encodes MKYSAPLAPEPLDVVVVGEALIDIVNSPEGQTEYPGGSPANVAYGLGRLDVKAGLLTAVGRDPRGEAIAAHLASAGVVVLPGSQSLAKTATATAEIAADGSAEYTFDIEWTLAPAALPYAPKVLHTGSIATFLEPGAAVVRNLMEQAQGGSIVTYDPNIRTDLLGSHSEALRIFEELVPLTTVVKLSDDDAFWLYPGKSLEESAEHILGLGAGLVVLTRGAQGSLMATPHTRITVPAVTSMVADTIGAGDSYMSALILGLLLRGSQGLAPTVLERIGQTASMAAAITVGRPGANPPTHRELLAGMAR; translated from the coding sequence ATGAAGTACTCCGCGCCCCTTGCGCCCGAGCCGCTCGACGTCGTCGTCGTCGGCGAAGCGCTCATCGACATCGTCAACTCGCCCGAAGGGCAAACCGAATACCCCGGCGGTTCGCCGGCAAACGTCGCCTACGGCCTCGGAAGGCTCGACGTGAAGGCCGGGCTGCTGACCGCCGTCGGGCGTGATCCGCGGGGCGAGGCCATCGCGGCGCACCTTGCAAGCGCCGGCGTGGTGGTGCTGCCGGGCTCGCAATCGCTCGCGAAGACCGCGACGGCGACGGCGGAGATCGCCGCGGACGGTTCGGCCGAGTACACCTTCGACATCGAGTGGACGCTGGCCCCCGCAGCCCTCCCCTACGCCCCGAAAGTGCTGCACACGGGATCGATCGCCACGTTCCTTGAGCCTGGTGCTGCCGTCGTCAGGAACCTGATGGAGCAGGCACAAGGCGGGTCCATCGTCACCTACGATCCCAACATCCGCACGGACCTCCTCGGCAGCCACAGCGAGGCGCTCCGCATTTTCGAAGAGCTCGTCCCGCTGACCACCGTCGTGAAGCTCAGCGATGACGACGCGTTCTGGCTCTACCCCGGCAAGTCCTTGGAAGAGAGCGCCGAACACATCCTGGGCCTCGGCGCCGGACTGGTTGTTCTCACCCGGGGCGCCCAAGGCTCCCTCATGGCGACGCCGCACACCCGGATCACGGTCCCGGCCGTCACGTCGATGGTTGCAGACACGATCGGCGCCGGCGATTCCTACATGTCGGCGCTCATCCTCGGACTCCTGCTGCGCGGTAGCCAAGGACTTGCCCCCACGGTCCTCGAACGCATCGGACAGACCGCCTCCATGGCTGCCGCAATTACGGTCGGGCGCCCGGGGGCCAACCCGCCCACCCACCGCGAGCTTCTCGCGGGGATGGCAAGGTAG
- a CDS encoding cation diffusion facilitator family transporter, with amino-acid sequence MGHDHNHSHGVTATGKHRKRLIAVLGITLAVVVIQVAGAVVSGSLALLADAGHMLSDAAGVFIALLAAWIATRPASDQRTYGYQRAEVLAALANALILIVISVVIFIEALRRFGETPEIHTDVMLFAAILGAVANLVSLLILRGAQKESLNVRGAYLEVLGDLLGSFAVIAAAIVITVTDFRAADPIASILISLMILPRAWHLLRDVVDVLLEATPKGVEVKMIREHILSVEGVVAVHDIHIWTITSGVPVFSAHVVVEDRILDATGADRLLDQLGSCLGSHFDTEHCTFQLEPAGHSAHETHQHA; translated from the coding sequence ATGGGGCACGATCACAACCACTCACACGGCGTCACCGCAACGGGCAAACACCGGAAGCGGCTCATCGCTGTCTTGGGCATCACCCTCGCGGTGGTGGTCATCCAGGTGGCGGGCGCCGTCGTCTCCGGTTCATTGGCGCTGCTGGCTGACGCAGGCCACATGCTCTCCGATGCCGCAGGCGTGTTCATTGCGTTGCTTGCCGCCTGGATAGCCACCCGGCCCGCGAGTGATCAACGCACTTACGGGTACCAGCGTGCCGAGGTCCTGGCGGCGCTGGCTAACGCCCTCATTTTGATTGTGATCTCCGTGGTGATCTTCATCGAGGCGCTCCGCCGTTTCGGGGAGACACCGGAGATCCACACTGACGTCATGCTCTTTGCTGCCATTCTGGGCGCGGTCGCCAATCTGGTCTCACTCCTCATCCTGCGCGGGGCCCAGAAGGAGAGCCTGAACGTCCGCGGCGCCTACCTCGAAGTCCTGGGCGATCTGTTGGGTTCGTTCGCCGTCATCGCGGCCGCGATTGTCATCACGGTCACTGATTTCCGGGCCGCCGACCCCATCGCCTCCATCCTGATCTCGCTCATGATCCTGCCCAGGGCCTGGCATTTGCTGCGCGATGTGGTCGACGTACTGCTGGAGGCCACGCCCAAGGGTGTCGAGGTCAAAATGATCCGCGAGCACATCCTCTCCGTCGAAGGCGTGGTGGCCGTTCACGACATCCACATCTGGACCATCACCTCGGGCGTTCCGGTCTTCTCGGCCCACGTAGTGGTGGAGGACCGGATACTGGACGCCACAGGCGCGGACCGGCTCCTGGACCAACTCGGGTCCTGCCTCGGCTCGCACTTCGACACCGAGCACTGCACCTTCCAGCTGGAACCCGCTGGCCACTCGGCACACGAAACGCACCAACACGCCTAG
- a CDS encoding metallopeptidase family protein — protein sequence MPANLPPGLPIVPDGEAPGGQHMSSSLPGTGPAPLGVASFSMSPEDFEAAVGDALLLIPDKAARAMDNVAIFIEDDYTPQPGDDPGTVLLGLYEGVPLTERDSWWDAGSLPDRITIFRQPILDICGSRQEVIDEVAITVIHEIAHHFGIGDDRLHELGWG from the coding sequence ATGCCCGCGAATTTACCTCCCGGCTTGCCGATCGTTCCCGACGGCGAAGCCCCCGGCGGCCAGCATATGTCCTCGTCACTCCCCGGAACCGGGCCGGCGCCGCTTGGTGTGGCTTCGTTCAGTATGTCGCCGGAAGACTTCGAGGCTGCAGTCGGTGACGCCCTGCTCCTGATCCCCGACAAAGCGGCCCGTGCCATGGACAATGTGGCCATCTTCATCGAGGACGACTACACACCACAGCCCGGTGACGATCCTGGCACGGTGCTGCTTGGCCTGTATGAGGGGGTGCCTCTGACGGAACGGGACTCGTGGTGGGATGCCGGCTCCCTCCCGGACCGGATTACCATCTTCCGGCAACCGATCCTGGATATCTGCGGATCGCGTCAGGAAGTGATCGACGAAGTCGCCATTACCGTGATCCACGAGATCGCCCATCACTTCGGAATCGGCGACGACCGTTTGCACGAGCTCGGCTGGGGATAG
- a CDS encoding DMT family transporter, whose protein sequence is MATSTPSSPATTNSRTISKLGIAAVVVTVVLWASAFVGIRAVGPSFSPGSLTLGRLVVAAVALGIVALPRLKHWPEGREWLPILAYGVMWFAGYNLALNAAEHMLDAGTSAMLINVSPILVAVLAGVTLKEGFPRWLIIGSLVAFGGVALIALGSGQRSTADVTGVLLCLLAAVLAAVSMTVQKPVMRRFSAVQATWFGILVGAVCCLPWAGQLVAEVQAAPLPATLGLVYLGIFPTAIAFTTWAYALSLIQAGKLAATTYLVPGTTILISWAVLQEIPTIWGLVGGAICLLGVGLTRRRSR, encoded by the coding sequence ATGGCCACAAGCACCCCAAGTTCTCCGGCGACCACCAACTCCCGGACCATCAGCAAGCTCGGCATCGCCGCCGTCGTCGTCACCGTTGTCCTTTGGGCGTCCGCCTTCGTAGGCATCCGCGCCGTGGGACCCAGCTTCTCCCCCGGTTCCTTGACGCTCGGACGGTTGGTGGTTGCCGCCGTCGCGCTCGGTATTGTCGCCCTGCCGCGGCTCAAGCACTGGCCTGAAGGTCGCGAATGGCTGCCCATCCTCGCCTATGGCGTCATGTGGTTTGCCGGTTACAACCTCGCCCTGAACGCCGCCGAGCACATGCTCGATGCCGGAACCAGCGCGATGCTCATCAACGTCTCACCGATTCTGGTCGCGGTTCTCGCCGGCGTCACCCTGAAAGAGGGATTTCCACGCTGGCTGATCATCGGCAGCCTCGTGGCATTCGGCGGGGTTGCGCTGATCGCGCTCGGTTCGGGGCAACGCTCGACGGCGGACGTCACCGGAGTGCTGTTATGCCTGCTTGCCGCTGTGCTCGCCGCCGTGAGCATGACTGTCCAGAAGCCCGTGATGCGCAGGTTCTCAGCAGTGCAAGCCACCTGGTTCGGCATCCTGGTGGGCGCCGTGTGCTGCCTGCCGTGGGCCGGTCAACTGGTGGCCGAAGTGCAGGCCGCGCCCCTTCCGGCAACGCTGGGCTTGGTGTATTTGGGGATCTTCCCCACGGCTATCGCTTTCACCACGTGGGCCTACGCCCTGTCCCTCATCCAGGCCGGGAAACTCGCCGCCACGACGTATCTGGTTCCAGGCACCACGATCCTGATTTCTTGGGCGGTGCTCCAGGAGATCCCCACCATCTGGGGCTTGGTAGGCGGCGCGATCTGCCTACTCGGCGTCGGGCTGACGCGGCGCAGGTCCCGCTAG
- a CDS encoding LacI family DNA-binding transcriptional regulator gives MTSTQTLQQTGPHMTRPGSRPGTTMNDVAAAAGVSQATVSLVLNDAAGTRFSEETRHRVHAAAHQLGYRTNAHAKVLRDGVAGMLGFVGDFVATAPFAGTIIEGAQARAGEAGLLLLTVNTGGDKALEAASLETMLSYKVAGVVYAAMEHRVLDVPDVLAEVPAVVLNSRDRSGRFPSFVPQEELGGYTATKRLLDAGHRRIAMINIGAVDSELPAVVGRYAGHLRALEEAGIRADPRLHRSGDGHESSGFTNAVALMAEPRPPTAIFCASDRTAWGAYQALARLGVSIPHDVSLVGFDNQETLAPHLRPGLTTLQLPFLEMGRRAVELILAGADRDGSTEYFECPLVERHSVAPPKSTSCH, from the coding sequence GTGACCAGCACCCAAACGCTCCAACAGACAGGCCCGCACATGACCCGCCCCGGGAGTAGGCCCGGCACGACGATGAACGACGTCGCTGCCGCTGCGGGCGTTTCCCAGGCCACGGTTTCCCTGGTGCTTAACGATGCAGCGGGAACCAGATTCTCGGAGGAAACCCGGCACCGGGTCCATGCTGCCGCCCATCAACTGGGGTACCGGACCAACGCCCACGCCAAGGTTCTGCGGGACGGCGTGGCCGGGATGCTCGGCTTCGTGGGCGACTTCGTGGCCACCGCGCCCTTCGCGGGCACCATCATCGAGGGCGCCCAGGCCCGGGCTGGGGAGGCCGGACTGCTGCTCCTGACCGTCAACACCGGCGGGGACAAAGCGTTAGAAGCCGCTTCGCTGGAGACGATGCTGTCGTACAAGGTGGCCGGAGTGGTCTATGCCGCCATGGAGCACCGGGTCCTTGACGTGCCCGACGTCCTCGCGGAAGTGCCCGCCGTCGTGCTCAATTCGCGCGACCGTTCCGGACGCTTCCCCAGCTTCGTCCCGCAAGAGGAGCTGGGCGGGTACACCGCCACCAAACGCCTGCTCGACGCCGGCCATCGCCGCATTGCGATGATCAACATCGGTGCGGTGGACAGTGAGCTTCCCGCCGTCGTCGGACGCTATGCGGGCCACCTCCGCGCGCTCGAGGAGGCTGGCATCCGTGCCGATCCCCGGCTTCACCGCAGTGGTGACGGCCATGAATCGAGCGGTTTCACCAACGCCGTTGCACTCATGGCCGAACCGCGGCCACCCACGGCCATCTTCTGCGCCAGCGACCGCACTGCCTGGGGCGCCTACCAAGCGCTGGCCCGGCTCGGGGTGTCTATCCCGCACGATGTGTCCCTGGTGGGTTTCGACAACCAGGAAACGCTCGCACCGCACTTGCGGCCCGGGCTGACCACCCTGCAGCTGCCCTTCCTTGAGATGGGCAGGCGAGCCGTCGAACTGATCTTGGCCGGTGCGGATCGCGACGGCAGCACAGAATATTTTGAATGCCCCCTTGTCGAACGCCATTCCGTAGCGCCCCCGAAATCCACCAGTTGCCACTGA